The region ATCATTCAACCTCACGTCGGATGGAAGCTCGCTGATGAAATACACATCACGTGGCAAGAAACGCACGCGGAAGATCGCTTCTATTGTTGGAACAATGACATCAATATTGAGTGCGATTAATAAACCTAAACCAACGCCCGCTAAAGATCCTAAGAGGCCAATAGCTAAACCTTGTACTAAAAATATTCTTTGAATTAATCCAGGGCTCGCGCCCATCGTTCTAAGAATAGCAATATCCGCTTGTTTTTCATTAACCGTCATCACCAGCGTTGAAACCAAGTTAAATGCAGCAACAGCAATAATTAAGGTAAGAATAATGAACATCATTTTTTTCTCAGTCTGGACGGCTGCAAACCAATTGCGATTTGAGCGTGACCAGTCTGTCACCCATAAGGCCTGGGGCACTACTGCTGCCAACTCATTAGCCACCTCTGGCGCCCGCTGCATATCGTCCACCTTAACGCGTAAGCCTGAGGGGTCATGCAGACGTAATAAAGCCGCTGCATCTTTCCAATGCATGATCGCCAAAGAACTATCGAACTCGTAATGACCGCTATCTACAATGCCTACAACTTGTAATGTACGCATCCGCGGCATTGCACCGGCCGGAGTTAAATCACTCTCAGGAACAATTAAATTAATGCGATCGCCAACGTGTGCACCAACTAATGCGGCTAACTGCGCGCCTAGCGCTACACCAAAACCACCTGGCGTTAAATCATTAATAGAGCCAGCCACAAATTGCTTAGGTAAGTCAGAAACTTTACCTTCTTCACTTGGAGAGACTCCTCGAATAGCAACACCCCGCATAACATTGTCGCGGCTCAATAAACCTTGTGAGGCAACCATAGGAGCTACGCCCACTACGTGAGGTTGTGCAGCCACTTTTAAGGCCAAGGGCTCCCAATTAGCCAATCCATCAGGAGCAGTAATTTCCACATGCGAAAGAACGGATAGCATCCGATCGCGTACATCCTTTTGGAATCCATTCATGACCGAAAGAACAACAATCAGGGAAGCGACACCCAAAGCAATGCCCGCCGTAGAAATCCCAGAAATAAAGGAAAGGAAGCCATCATGCTTTCCAACCGTCTTACGGCGCTTGGAGCGGGTATAGCGTAAGCCAATTTCTAGCTCGATAGGTAGTCTCAACATAGTCACAGTTTAGACAATTGCGAGCGCAATCTGATGGAATATCTAAATGCCACCTAAAATCAGGGGAATGACACAGAATTCTCAAACAGTCCCAAGTGCTTTAAAGCGCTTTACCCTGATGATTTCAGGGGATGACGCCCTGGATGACAACCTCAGCGAAGACCGCCCGCTCAAAGGACTTCCGCATGAGCGCTTCTTATTGGGTGATGCGGCGCCACTTGCTCCCGTTTTACTATTGGGGGAATCCTCCCAAGCGATTGATCCCCAGCAAGTCATCGCTTGCTTACAGCCCGTTCATTTTCATGCCACCCGAGACCATCTGGTTCTCCTTGGCCAAAATCAAGTAGATCTGACTGATTCTGAATCAGATCAGCTTCTAAAAGCCGCCCTACCTTTTATTGAGGAAGACTTTCAAAATCCCATTCTGTTTCATGATCAGCATTACTGGTTTATTCCAGCAGGCCCTTTTGCCAGTCTGGCCAGTTACAGCGTTGATCAAGCACAAGGACGCAATATTGATTGGTGGATGCCGCGCGATACCCATGAAGAAGGAATCGCTAAACGCTGGCGCAAACTTCAAAATGAAATTCAAATGCTTTGGCATATTGGTCCCGTAAATGAAGAGCGTGAACAACGTGGTTTACCAAGCATTAACTCTGTATGGATTAGTGGCATCGGTAAGTTAAGCGACGCACATGTACCGCAGCTTGTAAAACAATCGAATCATATTTATGGGCAACACCCATTACTGGCTGGAATTGCTAAGCTTCTTCATATTCCATATTCACAAGACCTTAGGTCTGAGAGCTTTGCAGGCTCATTTGCTTGGCTCCCGGCCCCAGAGGCAATATGGCCCATTATCAAAGAAGCGTTAAACAATAAACACATCGACGAGCTGTTGCTGATTGATTTTCCGAATGGGAAAAAACGTGAGCGCATCTTCACTACTAAAGATCTCCATCAAAAATCTTGGGCCTTCTGGAAAAAAGCAACACCCTTGAGCTGGAAAGACATCATCGCCTCATGAGTCAGTTTTCTCATCGCCCCTTTTCTGAGCGCACAGCCACATGGCTACAGCAAAGCGGCTTACATCCTCTGCTTGCAAGACTCTACGCAGCACGCGGCCTAGAGTCTCCAGAAGATCTCTCTTTGGAGTTGAGAAATTTAATCTCCCCTAAAGAGCTAAAAAACTGCTTGAGCACTGCTTCTTTACTGGCGGATATTCTCGAGAAAAAAGAACCGATGCTAATCGTCGCAGACTATGACTGTGACGGCGCTACCGCTTGCGCTGTAGGTCTGCGAGGGTTGCGGATGTTAGGTGGTCCAGACACACCCATTCAATTTTTAGTTCCCAATCGCTTCACCATGGGCTACGGATTAACTCCAGAAGTAGTTGAGTTAGCAGCGCAGCAAATCCCTAAGCCGAAATATCTCATTACTGTCGATAACGGTATTGCCAGTGAAGCAGGTGTCGATAGAGCTCGCGAACTTGGCATGGAGGTCATTGTTACCGATCACCATTTACCTGGTGATCGTCTTCCAAAAGCAACGGCTATCGTCAACCCTAATCAACCAGGTTGTAGCTTTCCCAGTAAAGCGCTCGCTGGCGTCGGCGTGATGTTTTATTTATTAGTGGCGCTCAGAGCAGAATTACGTCAGCGTGGAAAATTTACTAATGAGACTCAGCCTAAAGTAGAAAACCTTCTAGATTTAGTGGCACTAGGTACGGTTGCCGATGTTGCGCAATTAGATCGCAACAATCGCGTATTAGTTTCCAATGGATTAAAACGGATTCGTGCGGGAATATCGCAGCCCGGTATACAGGCATTGTTTCAAGCAGCCACACGCGATACGCGCAAAGCCAATACCTTTGATTTGGGCTTTGCTATCGGCCCCAGACTCAATGCTGCTGGGCGCTTAGCTGATATGACTTTAGGAATTCGCTTACTGCTGACAGATAGCACCGATGAGGCAATGGCGTTAGCACAAGAACTTGACCGCATTAATCGTGAGCGTCGTGTGATTGAAGGTGGAATGCAAGAAACTGCCCTCGCGCACCTAGCAGAAGATCAACTAGCGGGAAGCATGGACCAAAGATCCAGCATCTGCATGTGGCATCCCGAGTGGCACCAAGGGGTTGTTGGAATTGTTGCCTCACGCTTAAAAGAACGTTTTAACCGTCCAGCAATTGTCTTCGCTCCTGCTGCGGGCGCTACCGGTGAAGAGTTACGTGGCTCTGGTCGCTCACTAACTGGCTTGCATCTCCGGGATGCCCTTGATATTGTCTCTAAACGTGAGCCAGGACTCATTCTTAAATTTGGTGGCCATGCGATGGCCGCCGGATTAACGATCCGCAAAAGTGATTTTGAAAAGTTTGACGCCCTGTTTCAGAATGTGGCAAATGATTTGCTGACCGATGAATTACTAGAGCGCAAACATATTCATGATGGAGCGTTAGCCCCGTCAGAATTCACCCCAGAAATTGGCGACCTGCTTGCTGAAGAAATCTGGGGCCAAGGCTTCCCTCAGCCAGTTTTTTATGGGGAATTTGAGGTTACCCAACAAAGTCTTATGAAAGAAAAGCATCTTCGCCTCATGCTTCGCCCGATTGGGGCGTCCGAACTTGCTGCAAACGCCAAACCAATTACTGCTGTTTGGTTTAACCGTACTCAGAGCCTGCCAGCCAAAGCTAAATTGGCTTATCGCCTCGTGACCGACCGCTACCAAGGCCAAGCCCACATACAACTGATGATTGAAGCCCATGATGAGGCAGCCAGCGCCTAAGGGTCCAGGGTAATAACCCCCTTATAATCAGGGGATGGAAGCTGAACAACTAAACATTATTTCGAATACCTTGTCCGATCTGCTCACCCGTGAGCAAGCACTTCGGGGGTATCTTTGACTTCGACGTAAAGTCACGTCGCCTTACCGAAGTTAATTCAATTCTGGAAGATCCCACAATCTGGGACGATCAAAAAAAAGCGCAAGCCC is a window of Polynucleobacter asymbioticus QLW-P1DMWA-1 DNA encoding:
- a CDS encoding lipoprotein-releasing ABC transporter permease subunit; the protein is MRLPIELEIGLRYTRSKRRKTVGKHDGFLSFISGISTAGIALGVASLIVVLSVMNGFQKDVRDRMLSVLSHVEITAPDGLANWEPLALKVAAQPHVVGVAPMVASQGLLSRDNVMRGVAIRGVSPSEEGKVSDLPKQFVAGSINDLTPGGFGVALGAQLAALVGAHVGDRINLIVPESDLTPAGAMPRMRTLQVVGIVDSGHYEFDSSLAIMHWKDAAALLRLHDPSGLRVKVDDMQRAPEVANELAAVVPQALWVTDWSRSNRNWFAAVQTEKKMMFIILTLIIAVAAFNLVSTLVMTVNEKQADIAILRTMGASPGLIQRIFLVQGLAIGLLGSLAGVGLGLLIALNIDVIVPTIEAIFRVRFLPRDVYFISELPSDVRLNDVVTVGLMAFGLSVLATLYPSRRAAKVQPAEALRYE
- the recJ gene encoding single-stranded-DNA-specific exonuclease RecJ, with the protein product MSQFSHRPFSERTATWLQQSGLHPLLARLYAARGLESPEDLSLELRNLISPKELKNCLSTASLLADILEKKEPMLIVADYDCDGATACAVGLRGLRMLGGPDTPIQFLVPNRFTMGYGLTPEVVELAAQQIPKPKYLITVDNGIASEAGVDRARELGMEVIVTDHHLPGDRLPKATAIVNPNQPGCSFPSKALAGVGVMFYLLVALRAELRQRGKFTNETQPKVENLLDLVALGTVADVAQLDRNNRVLVSNGLKRIRAGISQPGIQALFQAATRDTRKANTFDLGFAIGPRLNAAGRLADMTLGIRLLLTDSTDEAMALAQELDRINRERRVIEGGMQETALAHLAEDQLAGSMDQRSSICMWHPEWHQGVVGIVASRLKERFNRPAIVFAPAAGATGEELRGSGRSLTGLHLRDALDIVSKREPGLILKFGGHAMAAGLTIRKSDFEKFDALFQNVANDLLTDELLERKHIHDGALAPSEFTPEIGDLLAEEIWGQGFPQPVFYGEFEVTQQSLMKEKHLRLMLRPIGASELAANAKPITAVWFNRTQSLPAKAKLAYRLVTDRYQGQAHIQLMIEAHDEAASA